From the genome of Nicotiana sylvestris chromosome 2, ASM39365v2, whole genome shotgun sequence, one region includes:
- the LOC138885378 gene encoding uncharacterized protein, giving the protein MTIKLVVGECTLNVVSPYAPQVGCDEEIKRRFWEGLDDIVRSILPSKRLFIGGDFNGHIGSSAGGYTEVHGGFGFGERNGGGTSQLDFAKAFDLVIANSSFLKREEHLVTYQSSVAKTQIDYLLLRRYDRRLCEDCKFIPGEMIRRKQSEEEKRANIARYKVARKEAKMAVTDAKTAAFARLYEELGNKDREKKLL; this is encoded by the exons atgactattaaattggtggtgggtgagtgtactttaaatgtcgttagcccGTACGCACCACAAGTAGGTTGtgatgaggagattaaaaggcgCTTTTGGGAAGGGTTGGATGACATTGTTCGTAGTATTTTGCCTTCcaagaggttattcataggaggggatttcaatggtcatattgggtcgtctgcaggtggttatactgaggtgcatggcggctttggtttcggggaacggaacggagggggcaccTCACAGCTGGATTTtgccaaggcattcgatctagtgattgcaaactcgagttttctGAAAcgggaggagcatttggttacttaccaaagttcggtggcgaagactcaaattgactatctcctcctcaggagatacgacagaaggttgtgcgaggattgcaaaTTTATCCCAGGTGAGATGATAAGAAGGAAGCAGAG cgaggaggagaagagagcgaatattgcgagatataaggtagctaggaaggaggcaaagatggcagtgacAGATGCTAAGACTGCAGCTTTTgctcgtttgtatgaggaactagggaacaaagacagggagaagaagttactctga